One window from the genome of Treponema sp. OMZ 838 encodes:
- the spoVG gene encoding septation regulator SpoVG, with protein MTITDVQIRKTVAEGKLKAYATVTFDDCFVLHNVKLIEGEKGVFVAMPSRRTKTGAYKDIAHPITPEFRSVLQEKILSAYEACAES; from the coding sequence ATGACGATCACTGATGTCCAGATCCGGAAGACCGTAGCTGAAGGCAAATTAAAGGCTTATGCAACCGTTACCTTTGATGACTGCTTCGTACTGCATAATGTGAAGCTTATTGAAGGCGAAAAAGGTGTTTTTGTTGCAATGCCGAGCCGTAGAACTAAGACCGGCGCGTACAAGGATATTGCTCATCCGATAACACCTGAATTCCGATCGGTACTGCAAGAAAAGATACTTTCCGCATACGAGGCTTGT